A window of uncultured Litoreibacter sp. contains these coding sequences:
- the pobA gene encoding 4-hydroxybenzoate 3-monooxygenase, protein MRTQVAIVGGGPSGLLLAQLLHLQGISSVVLERKTKDYVLGRIRAGVLEVGLVDQLRAAGVGERLDADGITHDGTVISYGDEQIRIDFAAHTGQTVTVYGQTEVTRDLYAAREEMGGAFVFDVENVEIKDADTDQPYVTYQKDGTGHRIDCDYVAGCDGFHGVSRQSIPTDKRQEFEKVYPFGWLGILSETPPVHEELIYASSDAGFALCSMRNANLSRYYIQCAMDDDVRNWSDDAFWDALRRRIPAEHAEMLVTGPSIEKSIAPLRSFVCEPMQWGRLFLCGDAAHIVPPTGAKGLNTAASDVHYLSQALIAHYKDGDNSGIEGYSQKALARVWKAERFSWWMTSLLHRFPDQKEFDIKMQQADVAFLRDNANAQAVLAQNYVGLPY, encoded by the coding sequence ATGAGAACGCAGGTCGCAATTGTAGGTGGAGGGCCGTCTGGCCTGCTGCTGGCACAGTTGCTGCATCTGCAGGGCATCTCCTCGGTCGTACTGGAGCGCAAGACCAAAGACTATGTGCTTGGCCGGATCAGGGCAGGCGTATTGGAGGTCGGGCTGGTTGACCAATTACGCGCAGCCGGGGTGGGGGAACGGCTAGATGCGGACGGGATCACCCATGACGGCACAGTCATCTCCTACGGTGATGAGCAGATCCGCATCGATTTCGCCGCACATACCGGCCAGACGGTCACCGTCTACGGCCAGACCGAGGTGACGCGCGACCTATACGCCGCCCGCGAAGAGATGGGCGGAGCGTTTGTCTTCGACGTGGAAAATGTCGAGATCAAGGACGCCGATACCGATCAACCCTATGTAACCTATCAAAAGGATGGCACCGGACACCGGATTGACTGCGACTACGTCGCGGGGTGCGACGGGTTTCATGGGGTCAGCCGCCAGTCCATTCCCACGGACAAACGCCAGGAGTTTGAGAAGGTCTATCCCTTCGGCTGGCTTGGCATCCTGTCAGAAACCCCGCCCGTGCATGAGGAACTTATCTACGCCAGCTCGGATGCGGGGTTTGCGCTGTGTTCTATGCGGAATGCAAACCTAAGCCGCTACTACATACAATGTGCCATGGACGACGACGTCCGCAATTGGAGCGATGATGCCTTCTGGGACGCGCTGCGCCGCCGGATCCCGGCCGAGCATGCCGAGATGCTGGTGACGGGTCCGTCGATTGAGAAGTCTATCGCGCCTTTGCGGTCCTTCGTGTGCGAGCCGATGCAATGGGGCCGACTGTTCCTGTGCGGCGACGCCGCCCATATCGTGCCGCCGACCGGGGCCAAGGGCCTCAACACAGCGGCCAGCGACGTGCATTACCTGAGCCAAGCCTTGATCGCGCATTACAAGGACGGCGATAACAGTGGAATTGAGGGGTACTCGCAGAAAGCGCTTGCCCGGGTCTGGAAGGCTGAACGGTTCAGCTGGTGGATGACCAGCCTGCTGCACCGTTTCCCCGACCAGAAAGAGTTTGATATCAAGATGCAACAGGCCGACGTCGCCTTCCTGCGCGACAACGCCAATGCGCAGGCCGTGCTGGCGCAAAATTACGTAGGCCTACCCTACTAG
- the pcaG gene encoding protocatechuate 3,4-dioxygenase subunit alpha yields MVKTWKESPSQTAGPYVHIGCTPNFAGIEGVYPEDLGGSMITGKVKGEVFTLSGAVFDGTGTPLKDAMVEIWQPDAQGLFNAAHEERGKADKNFTGWGRCACDMTTGEFSFETIKPGAVPYVDGRMQAPHITFWIVARGINVGLHTRMYFDDEPEANAQDPILSRIEHQSRVPTLMGRKQTDGGYRFDIHLQGDAETIFFDM; encoded by the coding sequence ATGGTGAAGACATGGAAAGAGAGCCCTTCACAGACGGCGGGGCCTTACGTGCATATCGGCTGCACGCCAAACTTTGCGGGCATTGAAGGTGTGTACCCTGAGGACCTTGGCGGGTCGATGATCACCGGCAAGGTCAAAGGAGAGGTGTTCACGCTCAGCGGCGCGGTGTTTGACGGCACCGGCACGCCGCTGAAGGACGCGATGGTGGAAATCTGGCAACCCGACGCGCAGGGGCTGTTCAACGCAGCGCACGAGGAACGCGGCAAAGCCGACAAGAACTTCACCGGCTGGGGCCGCTGCGCCTGCGACATGACCACCGGCGAGTTTTCGTTCGAGACCATCAAACCCGGCGCGGTGCCTTACGTTGACGGGCGGATGCAGGCCCCGCATATCACCTTTTGGATCGTCGCACGCGGCATCAACGTAGGCCTGCACACGCGGATGTATTTCGACGACGAGCCAGAGGCCAATGCCCAGGACCCGATCCTGTCGCGCATTGAGCATCAATCGCGCGTTCCCACGTTGATGGGGCGCAAGCAGACGGATGGGGGCTACCGGTTTGATATCCACCTGCAAGGCGACGCGGAAACCATCTTCTTTGACATGTGA
- the pcaC gene encoding 4-carboxymuconolactone decarboxylase, whose amino-acid sequence MTDRYDQGMATRRAVLGDTHVDRAEAAKTDMDTQFQTLITEGAWGTVWSGDGIPQRERSMLTLALLAALGNFDEIPMHIRATARTGASKQDVLEAFQHVAIYAGVPRANQALKLAKQTYAEMEQDP is encoded by the coding sequence ATGACCGACCGCTACGACCAAGGCATGGCCACTCGCCGCGCGGTGCTAGGCGACACGCATGTGGACCGGGCTGAGGCCGCAAAGACCGACATGGACACCCAGTTTCAGACGCTGATCACCGAAGGCGCGTGGGGCACCGTGTGGTCGGGCGACGGCATCCCGCAGCGCGAGCGGTCCATGCTGACATTGGCGCTGCTGGCCGCGCTGGGCAATTTCGACGAAATTCCCATGCATATCCGCGCAACGGCGCGCACCGGGGCCAGCAAGCAGGATGTGCTGGAGGCGTTCCAGCACGTGGCCATCTACGCAGGCGTGCCACGCGCCAACCAAGCTCTGAAGCTGGCCAAACAAACCTATGCTGAGATGGAGCAGGACCCATGA
- the pcaH gene encoding protocatechuate 3,4-dioxygenase subunit beta yields MTTPPKGNGYRVRDRDWHPDALTPAYKTTVARAPRHALLSFPTTMSEQTAPVFGHDLMGPLDSDLVLNFAQPGEMALGPRIIVKGRVMDEFGKGLPGVLLEVWQANAGGRYRHKKEAYLAPLDPNFGGCGRVITGEDGSYEFRTVVPGPYPWPNGMADWRPAHIHFSLMGHAFAQRLITQMYFEGDPMIWQCPIVGAIDQREAVETLVAALDMSQTLPMDARVYTFDMVLRGRRQTFFENRWEGM; encoded by the coding sequence ATGACCACCCCTCCCAAGGGCAACGGCTACCGTGTACGCGACCGCGACTGGCATCCCGACGCGCTGACGCCGGCCTACAAGACCACGGTGGCGCGCGCGCCGCGCCACGCATTGTTGTCCTTCCCGACCACCATGAGCGAGCAAACGGCTCCGGTCTTTGGCCACGACCTGATGGGGCCACTGGACAGCGACCTAGTGCTCAACTTTGCCCAGCCGGGCGAAATGGCGTTGGGCCCGCGCATCATCGTCAAAGGCCGGGTGATGGACGAGTTCGGCAAAGGCCTCCCCGGCGTTTTGCTGGAAGTTTGGCAGGCCAATGCCGGTGGGCGGTATCGCCACAAGAAGGAGGCCTATCTGGCGCCGCTTGACCCCAATTTCGGCGGCTGCGGGCGGGTGATCACCGGGGAGGACGGCAGCTACGAGTTCCGCACGGTGGTGCCCGGCCCCTACCCCTGGCCCAACGGCATGGCGGATTGGCGGCCCGCGCATATCCATTTCTCCCTGATGGGCCATGCCTTTGCGCAGCGGCTGATCACGCAGATGTATTTCGAAGGGGACCCGATGATCTGGCAATGTCCTATTGTTGGCGCGATTGATCAGCGCGAGGCGGTTGAAACACTGGTCGCCGCGTTGGACATGTCGCAGACCCTGCCCATGGACGCGCGGGTCTACACGTTCGACATGGTGCTACGCGGCCGCCGACAGACCTTCTTTGAAAACCGCTGGGAGGGGATGTGA